ttctgctttgttttgttttgttttgttttgttttttgagacagggtttctgtgtaaccctggctatcctggaacatgctctgtagaccaggctgtcctggaactcacagaaatccacctgcctctgtcccccaagtgctgggattaaagggatgcagGAGCACTGCGAGCTAAGGAGTGGAGTGGTCCTTAATACCAAACATTTTCAAGCACTACAGAGACTCAGCCATTCTGACACGCTGCAGTTAGTCACTGTGCTCTGCCTTTGCTAGTAGGGTTTTCATGATCATATGTTATATTTACAGAAAATCTCCCAGCCAAAACCAGAGATGGGGAATCACTACGAGGAATGGGGGATAAAGCTGAGAAGGCATTTCTGGCCAGGGTGGGCCCAGCACTCATCACAGGCTTTAGCTGGGGACTCTTCCCAGGCCTCACGGAGGACGCAACAACGACCTAGGAGGGTAGGCATTTTATTACTCCAGTAAATTCAGCGCCCCTCCCACAGTACCACAAGCTCTACTGCACCCCATTACCTGGGCCAGCAGAATGTCCTGTAATGACGGAGGCATCTCTCTAGGCTGTCCAGTATACAGCAGCACCGGCCCCTTCTAGGTAGACATGTGGCTGCCACAGGTGAGGAGGGAAGACGGGATTTGGCTCAAGTCTACCACACTGGAAACCATACCTTAGCCCAGACCAGATCCAGGGGGAGTTAGCTTCAGAAGCTAACTCTGGGGAAAGAGGGCATGGCAGAAAAAGCCCTGCCACTGCTCCCCTGGGGCAGGTGAGCATGAAGCTGTAGTTGCTGAAGAAAGGGAATCTTAGAGAGGGGGAACACCACGAGCACGCCGGATGAGGTTAGCCAGCCGCTTGGCCAGGCCGCCGGATTTGGGCTCTTCAATGTGGAAGGTTCGGGTGAGGAGATTGTAGAAGGAGCCATAGCACACGGCCACCACAGTGCATGTAAGGCAGATCACATTGTAGGGCATGCTGAAGTCGGGGGTGGGCAGGTTCACTAGCAAGGGCTCTGTGTAGAGTCGGACAAAGTAGCTGGAGCCATCAGACACCGGGAACCTAGGGATGGAAGGACAGTGAGACAGGGCTgctacccctccctccccatctccctgctctcctccatAGCGTGTGCTGCAGACACCTAGTAAGGAAGCAATCACTGGAGAGCATGTACTCACCTGATCTGATCAAAGCAGAGCAGCTGCACGGAAGCAAAGGGCCCACCTCGTCTACTGCCTCAGTCTCAGCCTTAACTGCTCTCCTCAAAAAAACAGGTAACCTACTGCaggccaccaccgccaccaccaacAATTGGCCCCATGGGCTGTGAGCAGGGGACCGGCCAGGTGCTCTCTGAGTCCCTGACACTGGTAAGTGTCCGCTGATGTTTGGTAGGCAATGCTACTATCCTCACCCACGGTCTTAGTCTTTTATACTTCTTTACAAATGTCACAGACCACCAGGACTTTCAAGAGGGCTGGCTAAATCTCACATGACTCTGGAATAGCAGAAGGGTGTGGCACACTCACAAGGTGTTGAAGAGAGGGCTCTCTTCCCAGTCCACTGGTTTGGCTGCCACCATGCTGGGCACAAGGGCACTGAGGACAGATGGGCTGCAGAGTAGACAGACGGCCATGTTCTTCACTAGCTCCTCCCACCAAAGGGTAAGAGGTAGAAGCGGGGCAGTTAACTGGGGTAGATCACACCTGACATAGAAGCCGTGGTTGGGGTCTGGCGTGTATTCTGTCCACTTGAGCAGGGCTCGTTCAAACTGGATGGAGACCTTGGTGACGGAGTTGGCCGGCAGCTGAATGAGCATCTCCAGGAGGTGGGGCTGCTGCCGGTCCTGGGCAGGCTGGTAGTGGATATAACCTGGATGGAGGCAAGAGCCACCCAGACTCTGTATCTAAACTCAGACCACCTATGTCCCCCCAGGACACAGTCACAAGAGGCTGCCATGGAACTGCAGCCTGTCAATCTTCACATTGCTAAACTGTGGCATcttggctggtgagatggctcatgaGTAGAGACACCTGTCACCCAGCCTGACAACTCTGCTTGTTTCAATCCTTGGAACCCACGTGGTAAAGAGAATCAAACCCCCTGCACAAGTGCCTCACAACTGAACTCctcccaaaagcaagcaaacaatcaaatgatgaaataatgaaattgaaTCGGGGGCAGCAGACGTCACTGTCTGATATAATACAGGAGGAGATCTAGTCATTTGGGAATCCTTGCCAAAAATATAGGACATAAACCTAATCAGGTTTCTAATCTAACACTGGCTCACAGGAAATGCAGGGTGAGGTGCACACATTAAACAGCGCCACAAGGACAAGGACAGAATGTCAAACACTCCTCATGCATATTAGGTAATAGATGACCCAGTTTTAGCAaataacacttttttaaaattatgtatgagAGAGCCATAAGAAAACCTGTTACTTTGTAAGtgaattaaaagataaattagGCCAGGcggtggtggggcacacctttaatcccagtacttcaaggccagcctggtctacatagtacaTTCTAAGACaaacagggctacacagggagaccctgcctcaaaacccaaGACAAATAAATACATGGATAGGTGGGTAGAATCAACACCAAAAGCTGTGATCCTTTGCAGATGAGTAttagttcttttttaattattttttgttttacgtttatgtatctgtgtctgcCGAGAGGGTGTGTGCACAAGAGTGCAGTAcccaaagaagacagaagaggggtTAGATCTCCTGGGGTTGGAGCTATGAGCTGCCTGAAGCGATGCTAGGAAGCAAACTTAGGTCTGCTCGAAGAGTGGCAAGTGCTCATAACCTGCTAGGCCACCTCTGCAGTGCCCCCACCAGCAGAaccattgtttttttaaaggaggggaaagggagcccAGTGGTAGAACAGTTGGCTcacatgtacaaggccctgggatcaCCCCAGCAATTCCTGGGGCAGAGAAGGAAGCACAGGAAATGTAGCATGGAGTAACAGCAGAACTGAGTGCGCAGAGGAACAACACAGGACCTGAAACTCCCTAAAAATTAAAGCCCACGTCCTTCATGATGGACTACAATGGGgtgtgtaaaccaaataaaccctttcctccccatcttgcttttagtcatggtgttccATCTCAGCAATAGGAATCTGACTAGGAccgaagttggtaccaggaatgggGTACTGCTCTGACACACATGACCATGTTATCAAGAGGACTGTAGTAGGACTTTGGAACCTTGAGGTAGAAAAGCCATTAGTGTTGAGAGCTTACTGAGCtgctctgtaggagcttggagGATGAGGATGTTCAGAGCAATGCAGATGGTGGAGATGGCTTGGGAAGTTTCAATGGGAAACAAAGACTCTACCAGGCCATCTGTGTGAAGAATCTGTGGTGTCTGCCAACTGGAGTTCAAGAATTGGCTGTGATTAACAAAAGACCAGAAGCACTAAGGTaaaaacctttgctttgctggaCAATAAATGCTGGTGAGTCAGAGCTGAagaattagcagtgattaagaagagaccagcgccatgaggtgaaatcttctgggaagtgttttctgagagtcagcacacagaggctgtgttccagaggtagccaaggttgtacctagCTAGTGTTGGGCAACAAAGAGTCACTTAGCTGGTGCTGGCTTTAAAGGTATGAAGGTGTCATGAGAGCACgtgaggcttggcactatgtGGCAGGGTTGGGATCTCTGAAGAAAGCTCAGGAAAGTCTATTGGTGAAATGCAGCctggttgcagcagaagacccagTATTTTGGAGATGCCAATCCCCTGGGATGACCACCAAAAacggcagcagcagcaatggagtggagCCAAGGGAGCCTAGCaaacaagctgtgtgtgctgcagccgGCAAAGTCAAAGAGGTGACCCAAGCTACTCAAGGAGCCTGCACAACCAGGAGTGAGTCCCAGACACTGGAGACTGAGCTGTGTGTATTGCTGGATTTGGTTCTACTTTGtgagattgtgactgtgcccGGGTTCTTCCCCTTTGAAGTGAGGaagtatttgttttgattttataggagctGAGAGACTTTGacttgtttggtttctttgtgtagccctggctatcctggaactcactcatagaccaagctaacctcaaactctaaaggcatggaccaccacagGCTGGCTGAGTCTTTGAGCTTTAAGACTTTGGGTATTTTAAAGacatggaattttcttttctttctttttaatttacttttttgttttgtttttttagacagggtttctctgtagtgcTGGCCTCAGAAGGCTCTAAGAATCAGCAGGAGTATGCGTTTTAAATGCATCTGTTACTTCTGAACCAGACACAGAGAAGCTTTCTGTTGCATTTTTGGAACCTGTTCCTTATCCTCTCTTTGTGAATCTGGAGGACCTAAAGCTGGGTGGACTGGGGTGTGCGTATGGGTGTGTGTAGGGGGATGGGGTTGGCTCCTCACTTGGTTTATTATCCTTGCCCTTGGAGGTGATGGTGAGGGTGTGCACATACAGCCGCAGGTACCAGGGCACAGCATCCAGTAGCAGCACAGGGAAGGCCCGGTAAGGATGAGAGTTGTACAGCAGGGTGCTCAGCTCGCCCTTCTGTAGCCCATAACCACTCACGTACCGCTGTGCATGCAGGAAGGGCACGGGCAGGGCTTCTGCTAAGAGAAAAAACAATCAACACTGTCTTGCTCCTAAAGAGTCCTTCCCATCCCAGCTCCCTGGGCCATGCTCAGAGTCCTAGGTAGGGGAGTAGATGCAGAAAAGCACTGGGAAGCCTGGGCTCTGGAATCATCCATCTTCCCTTGCTCACAAAGAGAAGAAGGTGCCCAAACCAGTGCTCATGTGTCCAGCACTGTATCCCCTTCCTGCCATACCATACTCTAAGctgtttcctctttccccctAGTGACAGCATAACAAACTGAGGGTTCTCTTTTCCAGCATAGGCTTGGTGAATAAGGCAGCACTATTTACTACTCTAAGTCTGCAACATGGCATCGACTATTTACTACTCTAAGTCTGCAGCCATCAACTACTACTCTAAGTCTGCAGCATGGCATCGACTATTTGGCCAACTGAGTGTACAATGAACTCTGTATTCACATTAATCATTACCTCCTGCCCGCCAGGGACCACTAGGTGCCTGTTTTGTTAGACACGAATGCTCAGTAGAGCTAGGAACTTGCCTAGTCTCTAAGCCTGGAAGATGCGTGTTTAGAACCAGGAACATATTAATGCAGAGAGTTGGGTCTGAGCCCCTGCGAACCTGAAGAAAAATCACACCTGAGTCTGCTGCACACCCCACGTCCACAACTCACCATTATCTGGGGGTCTCTTCCATTTGAGCTGGATGTTGAGGTTTCGGGAGTTATTGATCATGGCTGTGTCAAACAAGTCATAGACGGCATAGGTCTTCCTGGTGCCCAAAATGACATCCTGGTATGTGGAAGTTGGGGGAGGGCTCACCTCCAGTGTTTCGTTGTCCTAGCAACACAAGAGCAGCACTCAGAAGCTGTCAGAGGGGCAGGCTAATGTTGGGGAaggtaagggtgtgtgtgtgtgtggctagaCACCTTGGTACCTGGCTGTAGCCTGTGATGTCCACATAAACTAGGCTCTGAGATGCCAATGGACAGGCCTCTGTGAGAGTCCGGGAGAACATGCGGAAGAGGGACCAGTCTGAGAAGAAAGAACTGGGCTGAACGAGGGCTAGGATAAGTGGGTCCAAGCAGTCAGAGCAGGATTGCGACAGGTAGATAGAGATGAGGTGTCAAGGCAGCTTACCTTTCTTCCCCTGTCCTGTGATGAAGGCATCAAAGACGACTGAAAGGgtctgcctcagctcccaggagATACTGGTGCAGTGAGCATTCTGTCACGGGGCAGAGGGTAGCACTCAGGGACCATGCTCTCATCTAACATGCAGCTCCAAGGACTGGCTTGGACGGACTCCCCCCGACCTGCTTCTTCCTATCTTCCCTTCTGCTGCCTTGCTACCGTTCCCTGTGGAGCAGACCTGACCCCGAGCCAGACCCCATGTCTGCTGACTTTACGTGTATCGGTTTGATGAACCATTAAAACCACCCTCAAAGTAGAATCTATTACTCTCCTGTGACAGTTGAAAGAAGGAAGTTCGAGGAAATGAAACGACTTCCCCAAGGTTATGCCAGCTGGCGAGCGACTGGGCCAGCAGCTGCGTCCACAGGCTGCTGTTCCTGACTGTGCTCCGCGAGAAGGATTTATTGAATGTTCCCCGGGAAACCACTCAATTACCCTGGTGCACAGCCAATACCCCACGTCATGAGTATCACTGCAGCCGCTCGCTCCTCAGCTGGACTCAGACAGACTTACCTGCCCTGCCTCTCAGAGCCCCTGATAACACCTACCCTCATTCCCCACGACTTACTCTGCAGATTGGCCGGATATGCACTGCCTGGGAGTGGTAACTGGTGTGGAACAATCGATCTGCTTTCAGTAGCACGGACAGCCCTGCCtggaagggatgggaagagaCACAGGGCTGGTCAGTGTCCCACTTCACATGGGGCACAGAGTCTCTTAAATGGACTCTGGCTTCCAGGCTGTGAGGGACATCTGCCAACTCCCTTCTCATGCTgggcccccacccacccacactcaccTTGGAACTACAGGGCAGGAGCTTCTTCCATGGTGTGAGATTCTCAGTGCAGACAACCTCCCGAGGTAGCACAGCATAGCGCAGGAAGTAGTGGTCAGTGTCTGAGGGAGACAGAAGTCTATCAAGGGAATCTCTGAGTCTTGTCCCTCAGAAGTCACACACTAAAGATGTGGGTGACCTCACCCACTCACTGCTGTAGCACTCTAGTACTACTGCCCAGAGGTCCCACCTCCAGGTGATACTCCAGGGAGTAAGCAATGCAGAGACAGGAGCCTTAGGAGGGAGGCTACACGGGACCTGTACACCCACCACGGTTAGGATCTAGCCCAGCTGTGGAAGAGGAGCCCAAGGGGAAGGACACAAATGTTAGGGTGGAGGGTACAAGGAGGAAAGGCCCCAGGGGCTATCTCACCATTGGCCAGCCCCAGAGGTTTGAAGGAGGCTGTGGGAGTGACGGTATTGGTGGAGTCGATGAAGTTGAGGGACGCGCAGAAGATCCCTGAGAGGACATTACTGAGCTCCTTCCAAGACTTATCCACACTAGACAGAGACACAAACCTACTTACTGTCTTCGGTTATACCCTTGTAACTCCACATCTTGTGTGGTGGTCTCCTTCATACAGCCACAGCCAACTGTGAAGTCTATAGTAGAATGAAGCTGCAGCTCAACCGTAAACCAGATGATGGGAGTTAGAACATCCCCGCTCCTGCTTAGGGATGCCCTTGCCTCGTCTTATCTCCTTAGCCCCTTCTCAGGGCATCTCAGTGGCCCTAGAGGTCTTTGTTCAAGTGATCCATCTTACCTGGGAACACTCTGCTCATGGTTCTGCTGCCTTCAAAGTACTGCTCCAGCCTTGTCCCCCTCCGCCAAAGGGCTTTTTCTGTTCTCCTCAAGCACAGTCCATAGTGCTGTGTTTTCTGAGTGTTCAAGGCCCCACTTAAGCCCCCTTTAGGAGATGGCGAGGTGGCAGTAGCACATTGCTTTAAGCACCACGCTACATCTGGTGTGTGCAATACCAACCCATATAGCAGTCCATAAACGTTAAAATTAATTGTTGgaatttaaatgtcatttctcATGCAGAAGTCTGATCTCTCTTGGAAGTGACAGTCTGAACACATTAGGTCTCCACTGTCATATGGTTACAATCCATAGGAACGAGTGGTGACTATTTCAGACTGTCACGGACTCTTAGATCTGCCACAAACCCTAACCCTCTCTATCAGGGCTCTAAACCTGTTAATATTTTGCATTACTGATCCTTGCAGGGTAGTTAGGAGGCAAATGAGACACCCTTAAATTCTCATTCCAGGGTTTCATCAATGCCTTAATCCCTCTGTCATTGGTATTTTGTAGCCTATACTGAAATAAGTTTGCAATCTCTGCATGGAAAAATTCTACTCTAGGAAGGTCACAGCAGCTACTGGAGATTTTCTGTAGTTCACAAGCAACAGCTAGAAACTTGATTCTGCTTTGAAGTGAAACTCTAGTTTCCTTTCACAAAGACCATCCTGTAGCCCAATGCTATCCCACAATGTTTTGTTAggcatgggttttttttttttttttaaaacaaatgaatgtctttaaaacaaaacaagacaaaacaaaatggaaaacctAGTCTGCCGATTATCACGGCCTTACATCCCAAGCATGGCACCAACCACCTGCTATTTGCCTCATTAGAAAAATGCATGTAGTACCTCAGACGTGGAATTATTCAGGAGAGGATATTCACTCAGCAAAGTAAAGAATGTCACTCAGTGGTAATGTAACTTCTTcgtgttgtatgtgcatgcatacttaTGCAAATagctatggaagccagaggtcaacaacATGTCTCTTTCATTCcctctgcacttttttttttttttgggtggggggggAGTGGTGGTGGTTCTGTC
The DNA window shown above is from Rattus rattus isolate New Zealand chromosome 5, Rrattus_CSIRO_v1, whole genome shotgun sequence and carries:
- the Pigt gene encoding GPI transamidase component PIG-T isoform X2 gives rise to the protein MAAAMPLGLPLLLLVLVGQGCCGRVEGPRDSLREELVITPLPSGDVAATFQFRTRWDSDLQREGVSHYRLFPKALGQLISKYSLRELHLSFTQGFWRTRYWGPPFLQAPSGAELWVWFQDTVTDVDKSWKELSNVLSGIFCASLNFIDSTNTVTPTASFKPLGLANDTDHYFLRYAVLPREVVCTENLTPWKKLLPCSSKAGLSVLLKADRLFHTSYHSQAVHIRPICRNAHCTSISWELRQTLSVVFDAFITGQGKKDWSLFRMFSRTLTEACPLASQSLVYVDITGYSQDNETLEVSPPPTSTYQDVILGTRKTYAVYDLFDTAMINNSRNLNIQLKWKRPPDNEALPVPFLHAQRYVSGYGLQKGELSTLLYNSHPYRAFPVLLLDAVPWYLRLYVHTLTITSKGKDNKPSYIHYQPAQDRQQPHLLEMLIQLPANSVTKVSIQFERALLKWTEYTPDPNHGFYVSPSVLSALVPSMVAAKPVDWEESPLFNTLFPVSDGSSYFVRLYTEPLLVNLPTPDFSMPYNVICLTCTVVAVCYGSFYNLLTRTFHIEEPKSGGLAKRLANLIRRARGVPPL
- the Pigt gene encoding GPI transamidase component PIG-T isoform X1, which encodes MAAAMPLGLPLLLLVLVGQGCCGRVEGPRDSLREELVITPLPSGDVAATFQFRTRWDSDLQREGVSHYRLFPKALGQLISKYSLRELHLSFTQGFWRTRYWGPPFLQAPSGAELWVWFQDTVTDVDKSWKELSNVLSGIFCASLNFIDSTNTVTPTASFKPLGLANDTDHYFLRYAVLPREVVCTENLTPWKKLLPCSSKAGLSVLLKADRLFHTSYHSQAVHIRPICRNAHCTSISWELRQTLSVVFDAFITGQGKKDWSLFRMFSRTLTEACPLASQSLVYVDITGYSQDNETLEVSPPPTSTYQDVILGTRKTYAVYDLFDTAMINNSRNLNIQLKWKRPPDNAEALPVPFLHAQRYVSGYGLQKGELSTLLYNSHPYRAFPVLLLDAVPWYLRLYVHTLTITSKGKDNKPSYIHYQPAQDRQQPHLLEMLIQLPANSVTKVSIQFERALLKWTEYTPDPNHGFYVSPSVLSALVPSMVAAKPVDWEESPLFNTLFPVSDGSSYFVRLYTEPLLVNLPTPDFSMPYNVICLTCTVVAVCYGSFYNLLTRTFHIEEPKSGGLAKRLANLIRRARGVPPL